The sequence below is a genomic window from Nicotiana tomentosiformis chromosome 6, ASM39032v3, whole genome shotgun sequence.
AACTCGATACCGATAACCCAATAAGCCTTTTTCGGTTCGGGCTATCGGTTTTACCCGATATATGCCCAGCCCTATCTGCATCCGGTCTTCTTTTACTTCAAatgtcccgttaacttggttaaCAATGAGGAGGAAATTGCACTTGGCTTCAATCACCTCAGCCCCCAGGGTCTTTGTCtgttctagacctgcaatcataacCTTATATTtgacttcattgttagtcaatttcacagttctaatagactgccttATTACATTACCCATGGGCGGTTTTAGTACGATTCCCAACCCGGACCCTTTTGGGTTGGAAGCACCGTCCGTGAATAGGGTCCAGACCCCCGAGCTAGTCCGCGAGATAACTAATAATTCATTCTCAACCTCGTGGATTAAGGCCGGTGTGAAATTGGCCACAAAGTCTACTAAAATCTGAGACTTTATAGTTGTTCGAGGTTTGTACTAAATGTCGTACCCGCTAACCTCTACGGCCCATTTTGCTAGCTGACTTTAAAGCTCGAGTTTTGCCATAATATTCCATAGCGGATACGATGTTATGACACATATAGGGTGACATttaaagtatggttttagcttcctagatgCGCTTAATAAGGTGAGCGCTATTTTCTCTAGGTGTGGACACCTTGTTTCGGCATCAcctagggttctactaacatGATAGATAGGAATctgcgtaccttcttcttcccggaccaggacacCAGTTACCGCTACCTCGGAGATTGCCAAGTAGAAGTATAACTACTCATTCGCCTTCAAGGTGTGCAATAAAGGAGGACTTGATAAGTATCGTTTGAGTTCTTCTAAAGCTttttggcattctggggtccaagaGAAGTCGTTCTTTTTATTTAGTAACGAGAAGAACCGGTGGCTCTTATTCGATGACCTAGAAATAAATTAGCCCAATGCTGCTATCTGCCCAGTAAACCTATGTACCGCCTTGACTTTATCAACCATAATGATATCTTCTATGACCTTTATTTTATCCATGTTGATCTCTATTTCTCAGTTAGATACCATGAAATCGACGAACTTGCTTGAGTCGACTCCAATGGCACACTTTTAcgggttcaacttcatgttgtattcccttagtatgtcgaaagtttcctgcaaatgattCAAATGGTCCTATGCTCATAGGGACTTagctaacatatcatcaatataaacctcaatTGATTTCCCTATCTGTTCCCCGAACATTCTGTTAACTAGGCGTTGATATGTTACACCGAAATTGTTTAACacaaatggcatcacgttataacaATAAGTGCCGAACTTAGTTATGAAAGAAGTCTTCTCTTGGTTAGCTGGAtccatctgtatttggttgtacccggaataggcatcaagaaagCTCAACGTCTCTTACCCAGCCATTGCATCGATCATTCGGTCGATGTTAAGCAAAGGAAACGAATCCTTCGgtcatgccttattcaagtccttataatctacacacattctaagtttgtttccatTTTTAGGTACGattactacgttagctagccaatccgggtatttaacctcccgaatggaacctatttttaggagtttagatacctcatctttgatgaatgAGTGCTTGATTTCAGACTGCATCCTCCTCTTCTATTTGACCGAGCATAATTTCGGATCTAAGCTCAATTTGTGAGTTGTTATCTCCGATGGGATCCTTGTCATATCTAAGTGGGACAAGGCAAAACAATCAGCATTCTCTTTAAGGaaatcaatgagttttttcctaagcttgGAAGTTAATCACGTGCCCAGGTATACCATTCGATCTAGTAGGTACTTGATCAATATAAGTTGTTCCAGTTCCTCGATCGTCGACTTGGAGGCATCGGTATCATCGGGTACTACGAAGGATCTCGGGACCCTAAAGTCATCTTCCTCATTCGTTGGGCGTTCCTCCTATTGTTATGGCCCGGTCAGGGTCGGGATCGATGATTTCTAATGATACCTTTCTCTTTGACCAGCCCCCTACTTTTTGATGTCGTGATTGCGGGCACCGGGCTCATTTTCTCAACatcaaacatttcctttgcagttggttgctccccgtagaccgttttgattccACTTGGGGTTGGAAACTTCAACACTTGATGCATTATCGACGgaaccgccctcatgttgtggacccatggtctcccgaacaaggcattgtatctcatatcccccTCGATTACATAAAACTTTGTCTCCTGGGTGGTTTTGGCTGTGTTGACCGATAGGGTTATTTCACCCTTCGTTGTCTCACacgccatattgaacccgtttaatACTCAAACTGCTGGTATGATCTGATCTAACAGCCCCAGTTGTTCCATGAGTCTCCATCGTATGATGTTaacagagctacctggatcaattaatacaGTCTTAACTCAAGATTTATTAATAAGTACATATactaccagtgcatcgttgtgaggttgaaTGACGCCCTCGGCATCCTTGTCCTTGAACGAGATGGATCCCTCTAGAACATAGCCTCGAGTTCATTTTTCTATTATGATAGAAACTTTAGTGCattttatcattggcccttgTAGAGCATCTACtcctccaatgatcatgttaatcaTATGTTGAGGTTATTCATGCTCGATTTGTTTGTTGGCgcccctatttttgaaatgggtTTTGGCCTGCTCACTTAGGAATTTCCAAAgttgcccattgttgaatagacgAGCCACTTCTTCCCTTAACTGTCTATAATCCTCGGTTCTGTGACCGTGAGTATCATGATATTTACAAATCAAGTTGTGATCCCTTTGTGTGGGATTGAACTGGAGCGGCCTTGGCCATTTGGTCTCCTTGATGCGACCGATGGCTGACATTATACTCGCTGCATCCACTTGAAGTTATATTGAGATAATCTCGGGGCATCTCTGCCCCCAGGTGATTTGTCAAAACTATTTCTATTCACCAAACCTTGGTTGCTTGGACTCTGGTCATTTCTCCTATCATTCCTGGTCGGGTGGCGATTGGATCTGTTTCCCCTTCTATCCGAGTCATATGGCTAGTATCGATCTCGGGGTGGCCTCGGCTCCTGATCCACAATTCGTTTAGACATGTCGTTCACTCTATTAGGGTAAACAGACCCCGAGAGAGATCCTAGCTGATCGTCCCCGACTCTGATCATTGACTGATACCTGTTGTGGACATCGTCACATGTGACCGCAGGGTATTCTACCAAGTTTTGCTTCGATTGTTAAGAAGCAACCGAACTTCgggggttgagtccttgagtaaatgcctgaacggcccaatcgtctgcaaCCTGGGGCAGGTCTATCCCTTTGCTTGACTTTAAATAGGTATGATTTCCTCATCTCAACTTTGGTAGCGTCGGCATAGGCTTTaacaaaggcatctgcaagcatagcaaatgaatcaatagagttTGGTGGTAAGTTATGGttccatatcattgctcccttggaTAAGGTTTCCCAAAATTTCTTCAGTAACACTGACTCGATCTCGCCGTCCTCGAGGTCGTTGCCTTTTATTGCACATGTGTAGTAGgtcacatgctcgtttggatctgtggttccgttatatttgggaatatcGGGCATTCAGAACCTTTTCAGAATTGGCTTCGATGCCGTATTCGGCGGAAAAGGTTTTTGAATGAACTTTTCAGAATTCGGTCCCTTCAAAATCGAAggcgctcccgggatctgattGACCCTCAAATTCTATgtctccaccttcttgtcatttgcctctatcttcttttcgCCGAACTTCACCCATTTCGTCAGTGcttcgagcattttcattacctcGAAAGTTTCTCCGAGACCGAACCCGTCTGGTTATGTGACAATCCGCTCTTCTCTCCGAATATCTTCTCTAACCCGCTCAGGTTCAGTCGCGTTCTGTGCATGATTTTGACTCTGTAGTAACTTGTGAATTGGCGTCGACTGGATCAACGATTGAAATGCCATTAGGGTTGACAGGGGGCACGTCGTTGCTTGGTACCACGTTATTATTTTCACCGTGATGGCCTGACGCGACATCAAtattcaagtgagcagactgagaatttgacatttcgAATAATCCtgaaatcaaacttcaaagagcaagtgtaaaatagggtgtgttataaAGATTTATATTAAATTATCACTATTATCCTTCACCCCACGATGGTTACtcttaaaatgagtaacaattaaattttgtACACGAtttaaaggatacgtgatttGATTTAATACGAATGATCAAAGTacaacaaataattaaattaaaggaaAGCAAAACAATCAAACCTAACACTACAAAGTAATTGAGCCTGGCGTTAAACTTGAACGTTAAAACTGGTCCCAATCGGTCCCTCAGAATGGAGCTCGATTTCAGTTGAATGAGATAATAGCCGAAGAACACTTGAACAATTACTAAATACAAACGTAAGCTTTATTGCTTTAATATACGTACCAACAgtggtaaaaaaaataaaaaggttctccctttatatagtaggggaatttcgatcctagtacaagtctaaacaATGTAGTTGATATGGGACGTGACCCGCACCGAGATATCCGGTAGATGGCGGATATTTCAGCTCCTCGTTTGTCCTCTCTAACCGTCTTCCTTTTAACCTCGATTCTTTGTTttgcttgagctcgattctgtcCATGTTCGGCCATGCTCGATTCTTGACGTGTCATTCGTCCCCCCGGTCTCTGATTAGTGGGCGCCCTCGGCTTTACCCGAGCCAGCGTCGAACTACGTTGTCTCTCGTTTCTTCATCGGGTAATCGAAGGTAATTTTatcctcgattttacccgtacacagaaaaaaataaaatattttaaaaatttatggttttAAACATACTATATATATAAGTGGCTATAAGACTTTTGAAACTAAATAGTTTTAAACAAGCCATAACATTTGCGTGGCTATAAAAATATCCCGTTaagtataaaataaaaaagtttaTTGTTAATTGTTTCCAATataaaaatgtgtcattcttCTTGAAATAGattaataatgaaatcaaattggTGGGAGAGAGtatttgttatgaaaatattttatatcaaaaattataaatatagtattagttactaagataatatttaaatGTAGAGTTAAATATTGCAAACTAAATGTCATATTGAATTGGAAAAATTTAATGTCTGGATTAATTTTTGGTTTATGAGAAAACCAAGCAACCCTAGCTTATTAAGAAGAAAGGTGTCTCCCCTGTACAATTTACAGTCATCTTTTGGGGAAGAACAGTAGAAGTTAAAACCTTTAGAAAGTACGTACACTCTtttatttaaaaggaaaagtttgcAGATACCATTTTGGACATTCTCAAGCTACTTAAAGCATCATCGCCTTTTGTATTTAAGGTAATAAAATGTTGAACTTCCTtcgtaaattttctttttttgctTAAATAAAAACTTGAATGACCTAATCCTATGGTTCTTAGGTAGGAGAGAAGAGGGCATAAAGGGACTCCACCAGCAGCCTGCAAACAATGCTGGAAGGTTTATGCCTATATGGTCAGGTCATGTCAAAGGAACTGAGTTCTGCAGCTTTAAATGGTAATAGAAAGAAGAGTTTGCTACTTATAAAAATCTGAATTCACCTAATTTTTGTCGTATTATTCCATTAAACAATAGCTGATTTCttcctcttccttcttcttcattCGCCTACTTCTGATGCTTTCCCTTTTTCCTATCTTTTGCATCATTTCCTTTCTCCTCCGAATATCTTTTGCGAAATCGAATTAGTGAATATATTAATACTGGAAAAGTACAGAAATTAAACTCAAACTTACCGATCTCTAGCTCAAAATTAGACACCTACCAAAAGTAGCCGAAAATTAGAGATACACGCAAGGAAGGATTCTTTCATCCGAGAATCACGCTAAAAATCTTTCTTCCTTGTCTGTTTTTCAAGCGTATCAATTTCACATAGACCTACATTTCGTAAATCACAGCATTCTCTCCCAAAAAAATCTCAAAAGAAGCTCCAAATTTCACTCAAAAATCGATCAATTTCATTGTAGAAGCAACAATTTCCTTTCGCAATTTCTCCGTAGATACACCTTTGATGAAGGAACTACGAACTACAATCAAAATCAATCAAGGAATTAGTGAGTCTTGACCTAATTTCAGCTACTTCAATGGCAAATTTACCAATTTTTATTCAGTATGGTGGCCGATGGAATGTTGACAACAGTTTTGTAGATTACAATGCCGATGATGTAATAGTTACTCCAAAAATAAGTTTTAAAGATTTTGTAGACGTGATTTTGAAACAACTTATGATAGATAGTTCACTGAATGTTATTGAAATCAAATACACTGTCCAAAACAgctctccaccaatagtgatacACAATAATATAGGTGTATGTGTATATCTTGAGCTGAAAAAAAAGCTCGAAATTTACAATGTATCCCCTTTGTATAACATCGAGTGAAAAGGATATGGATATGATCTGCTACAATTCAAATTCTGTTGTGATTTCCTCAGAGTGTGCACAAAGCTCTATTATACAGGAGAGATACAATGGCGATATAATTAATATGATTGAGTTTGGGGATGGagaggacgggtaggatacaaaATCTGATGAAAATACAATAATAACTGACCCTCAAAACATAGATGTAGAAGAAGGTCAAATTTATAAAGACAAGGTTACGATAATCAAAGTCATGAAGCACTTGGCAATAAAGGAAAAAATCCAGTTTAAGGTGCATAGATCAAGTGAAAACATGTAACAAATATTTACTGTATAATTATGTATCTCAATATATATTGTAGTTGATGTTAGAAGCATAATTATGCTGGAAATAAGTTATTTCTTGTAGGTCTGTGGTTGTACACTTTTAAGTTGTGGTTGTCACCGTGTAGTACTGTATAGTCGTTGTATTTTTTCATCTAGTATTGTTGATGGTTGTGTGTATCACTATATATCATTGTATTTCATGTCACTGTTTATTGATGAAAAAGTTTATATCCTTGTCGTAGGTAATGCCTAGCGTGCATCAACAACAATTGCAATTGGTGTTCTAAGTCATCGAGCCTGAAAAAAGTAAAACTTTTCAAGGTCATAAATTTCAGTAAACTTCACTCATGCCCGTTGAAAGACAGATCTTACGCACGACGTCAAGTTACTGCAAACTCATCGGCATTCTTTTGATAGACAAGTATAAAGACCCAAAAATAATATACACTCCTAATGACATAATTGTAGACATGAACAAGCAGTATGATCTTCAAATGACATATATGAAAGCATGAAGATCGAAGGAGTATGCGGTTCAACTACTGAGAGGGAACCCGAGAGAATCATATGAAAAACTGCCAAGCTACTTTTATATGTTGGTTCTTACAAATCCTGTGTCGGCGGTAAGTTTGAAAAAAATAGAGGAAGACATGTTCATGTATGCTTTCGTTGCACTATATCCGTCTATAAAAGGATGGCAGTATTGCAAACCAGTTGTTGCTGTAGATGGAACCTTTCTTAAATCGACATACAGAGAAACATTATTGATAGCATCCGCACAAGATCCAACAGGTAAaagtaagaatatatatatatatatatatatatatatatatatatatatatatatatatatatatattattcatgTATATACTCAAAATGTTTATATGATTCAATTTATTAGGTAGTATCCTACCACTCGCATATGCCATAGTAGATTCAGAGAATAATGCTTCCTAGGAGTGGTTTTTTGTGAGGTTCAAGGATGCATTTGGGGAAAGGGAGGGAATGTGCATAGTCTCGAACATGCATGAAGGCATTAAAAATGCAGCGGCAACATTGTATCTACAAGTACCTCACTGTGTCTGCATATGGCATTTATGGAATAATGTAAAAATAATTACAAGAAGAACCATTTGCAGCTCAAAAACATATTCTTTGCTATGACCAAAGCATACacagttgagaagtttgattatCACATGGCAGAGGTGGATAGAATTGATAAGAGGGTCAAAGATTATTTAATCAACGTTGGGTATGAAAGATGGTCTAGAGCACATTCCATTGTCAACAGAACATTGACAATGACTTCAAACATTGCGGAGTCGATCAATACAGCGCTCAAAGCTGCTAGGAAACTCCCGGTACTGCCTTTACTGGAGTACATAAGGCAATTGATCGGACGATGGAATGCTATAAACCAAAAGAATGCAATAGAGTCATTTATTGTTCTTGGGAAAAAATATCATACAATGCTGATGGACAATCTCGAATTGTCACATCGGATGAAGGTATGACTAGAATTTGTAGATACTTGTGCATATAATATGTAATCATGCCGAATTCACGGATCTATTATATCTTGAACCCTTTATGTGATTTTGTTAAACTAGTGTCCACCTGCACGGCACAGAAAGACCAAATTGATTAAAGCTAGTGTTTTTTAATATTCATTGTTTGCACAAAAGCAATATTATAGTGTTGAAGTAATTGAGGGTCTTATCTCTGTTACCCGAGGCTTcagattttctatttttttttaaagctGATTGGTCTACCTCTATTCTCTGTTTCTTCTAGGTCATGCAAGAATTTAGTCATTATGTAAGCAAATTTTTCAACTTTTAGGCGACTACCAGCAAGTATATAAGGCTTTTAATTTAATGTAGCATCTATGCCTACCCCACTGCTGAAATATTGGTTGGTTTGACATAATATTAGGCTATTTTGAATCTTGTGGGCTCACCAGTATATGTGTTTTGAGGGCATATACTTTGACACCACTAATGATAGTTGATAAATTTTGTAGGTGACCCCTTCGACGAGTTACTTATATTCAGTACTTGACAAGGGTAAGTAGAGAATGATCTTCCTAAAAGATCGAACTTGCAGTTGTAGAAGGTTTCAGTTGGATGAGCTGCCATATGCACATGCTTGGGCAGTATTAAAATACAAATATGTTGATCACATGAAGTATTGCTCGGTGTACTACACCAGGAAGTACCTATTGAAGACCTATGAAATTCCAATTTATCCGGCTCCTGGTGAAAGCATATGAAAAATTTTTGCTGAAGTTTTAGATGAAAAAGTCTTCCCATCAGGCGTGACTAAATCAATAGGACGGCCAATGAAGAAGAGGTGCAAGCCAATATCTGAAAGGGAACAAAAAAAGGTCGATTTCATGTGGACAGTATGGAGAACAAAGTCACAATAGGAAAACTTGTAGAAATAGTCCAAAGAGAGGATGAAATATGTCAAACTtagaattattttttattttgctttACTGAATATCATAGAGATTTAGAAGAATCCAATATATCAAGAACTGTATTAATGCAGAATGTAATTTGAATTTtagatataaataaatatttgatCTATCATTTAAAATCATATTGCAagtgtattttttaaattatacatCTGTTTGATTAAAAAAGTTGTATCAtgtatgtatcatatttgtatctcTTGTGTATCACCTATGTATTTCTGTGTATCGGTGAATTATACATCTGTTTGATTAAAAAAGAAGATGTATTAGCTATGTATAATATTtgtatcatctatgtaactcTTGTGTATCAGCTACGTATCTCTGTGTATCGACTCTTACTCATGTTTGTATTTGTGTAATAAGAAAGCTAACTAATGAAAAACAATCGTAGCAGCTAGAAAACTGTGCAAATAGTTTTAAAAATTTGCAAATAAGAGTGTGGCTTCATCAATACATATTTCAAAACCAAACAAACTGCAGAACTCATTGTGAAGAAACTAATTGTGCAGCAATCCAAAATGACTGTGTCATGTGTGTATCATATCTGTATCATGTGTGTATCTGGAAGAGACAGTGTATCACAAACTATCGtatatttttcatatcttgaattcacaacacaaaatcaagggagaaaataccaaaataaacTAAACTACAACACTCCAATATTTCAATAAAACTCATTAAACCTTTATAACAGAGCAGACATCTCATTTGCCGTACAAATCTTAAAAGTattcataaaattcaaaaaaaaataacaaatctGATACGTCTTACAACAATGACAACATAACATAACACAATACAAAATAAAATTATTGAGTTCATCCTACAACAATGACAAAGGTAACTAATTCCTCCGCTTTCGTGACTTATTTTGTCGACCAATAATCTCATTATTACTTTGCGCATTCAGTTGCATCTTCTTTCTAGCATAATCCCACAAGAGAGCACCAAATATGCATCAGTGTGCAAAGGCATTGAATTATTTAGGAGGCGTCTTGCCCTCAATGAAATACTCGGCAAATGATGCCGCAAATACACCGCAAtcactacaaaaataaaaataacaacaattatcacATTGCAGaatcaaaaaataaaacagaTTGTGTTGAAAGAAATTCATACGCTACGACCTATTGAGGCAGTCCTCCAACCAGTTTTACATCAAAAGGGGTAATCAAGTCCTTTTATTTGTA
It includes:
- the LOC138894395 gene encoding uncharacterized protein, whose amino-acid sequence is MTKAYTVEKFDYHMAEVDRIDKRVKDYLINVGYERWSRAHSIVNRTLTMTSNIAESINTALKAARKLPVLPLLEYIRQLIGRWNAINQKNAIESFIVLGKKYHTMLMDNLELSHRMKCPPARHRKTKLIKASVF